TGAAAACAATGAACTGTTTGTAGCTATACTTGATAAATTAAAGGAGTATTATTACAAGTATTTGATTTCAGATGTAAGTATAATTAAGAAGCGGTTTAAAGAAAGGCTTGGACGTGAAGTTGAACTAAATAATCCAATTAAATATAATGACAAACTTCAATGGCTTAAATTGAATTGGCACGATCCGATAGCAACGAAATGTGCAGACAAATATGAAGTAAGAGAAATTATAGAAGAAAGAATCGGATCTGAATACCTGAATGAACTGATTGCAGTCTATGAATCTATAGATGATATTGACATAGATAAATTACCAGAGAAATTTGTACTAAAAGGAACTCATGGATCCGGATTTAATATGATATGTGCAGATAAATCTAATATTAATTGGCATGATAAGTTTAAAGTGATGAGCAGATGGTTCCGTAAAAATTACTATTGGCAAAATAGAGAGCCGGTGTATAAAAATATTAAACCACGTATCATTTGTGAGAAATTCTTAGTCCAGAATGGTGGGGATGAATTAAGAGATTATCGTTTTTTCTGTTTTAATGGTGAACCCAAATTTATCACAGTTGATTTTAGCATTACAGATAAGAAGAAAACAAGAAGAAATTTATATGACTTACAGTGGAATTTAATGGATGCAGAGATATCATATCCAAAAGAAATGAATATAAAAGTAGATAAACCAGAAAAATTTGAAGAGATGATAGAACTTAGTAGAAAATTATCTTCCGGATTCTCACACGCAAGAGTAGATTTTTATTACATAGATAATAAAATTATTTTTGGTGAAATCACATTTTTCCACCAAAGTGGTATGGGAAAAATCTCACCGGAAGAATTTGAAATAACAATGGGCAATTGGCTAGAACTCCCTTAAAAAGAAAAAATGCAGGTAATCTAGAAATAAAAATACTAATAACAGCTTCAGCCGAATTCATTGACTTTCGCCTTTCTCAAAAACTATTGGAAGAAAATTAGACTTAAGGGAGACGTAAGGGAGGCACAAGAGGACGGACGTTTTGTGTCATTTTCACCCCCCAGTTTATATTAATCCTAAAAACCAGTAACAGTGAAAGCTTTGAAATAACACTCGATACCTGACCTCAACTCAGCAGGGCATTGAGTTGAGATATAAGATAATAGTTATTAATTACAAAAGGCCTATAGGATTAAGGGCATTAAGCTTTAAACCAAAGTGCAGGTTCTATTGGTCAATTTTGACGTAACCGACGTAATCATCGATGGAATAGGAAAGACAATTTCCCTTTTCCATACAGATACGATTTTTCTCATAAAGTCACATATATGCTGAAGAAGTAGTAAAGGGGGATTTGAAATGGATAACAAAATATTAGTAACCGGCTCATCCGGTTTCATAGGATTTCATTTATCTGTGCTATTATTAAATAAAGGATATCGAGTAATAGGAATAGATAACTTGAATGATTATTACGATGTAAGTCTCAAAGAAAGTCGTTTAAAGATTTTAGAGAAAAAGGATAACTTTATATTCCACAAAATAGACTTGAAAGATAAAGAGCAAGTAAATAAGCTTTTTCAACAATACAAATTTGACTATGTTATAAACCTAGCAGCCCAGGCTGGTGTGCGGTATTCAATTGAAAATCCATATGCTTACGTGGATTCAAATCTCACTGGGTTTATGAATGTCTTAGAGGCCTGTAGAAATTATCCTGTAAAACACCTGCTTTATGCATCATCAAGTTCTGTTTATGGCGGCAATAAAGTAGCGCCATTTTCCACTAATCATAATGTAGATCATCCAGTAAGTCTTTATGCAGCAACTAAGAAATCAAATGAATTAATGGCGCATACATACAGTCATCTATATGATATTCCAACTACTGGACTTAGATTTTTTACTGTCTATGGTCCATGGGGAAGGCCAGATATGGCGTACTTTTCATTTACAAAAGATATTCTATCTGGGAAACCAATTAAAGTCTTCAATCATGGTAAAATGGAAAGAGATTTTACATATATAGACGATATTGTGGAAGGCGTTTATAAATTAATTGATAAGCCACCAGTTCCTAACAAAGACTGGGATGAGAGCAAAGATGATTTAAGTACAAGCTTTGCACCTTATAAGATTTATAACATTGGTAACAATAATCCAGTTCAACTTATGAGGTTTATCAACGCTTTAGAGGCTGCCCTTGGTAAAGAAGTTGAGAAAATATATATGGACATGCAGCCTGGAGATGTTCTTAGAACTTATGCTGATGTCTCGGATCTAGAAAGAGACATTAATTTCAAACCCTCTACTAGCATTGAAGATGGACTTTATAAGTTTGTAGAGTGGTATAAAGAGTATTATAAAGTTGAGTTATAGGAAAAGTCTAAAACCGTCATCTGATATCTGATTTAAGAAACAAGCAAGTTATAAAAG
The sequence above is drawn from the Clostridium formicaceticum genome and encodes:
- a CDS encoding ATP-grasp fold amidoligase family protein, which encodes MLQLKNNLENNELFVAILDKLKEYYYKYLISDVSIIKKRFKERLGREVELNNPIKYNDKLQWLKLNWHDPIATKCADKYEVREIIEERIGSEYLNELIAVYESIDDIDIDKLPEKFVLKGTHGSGFNMICADKSNINWHDKFKVMSRWFRKNYYWQNREPVYKNIKPRIICEKFLVQNGGDELRDYRFFCFNGEPKFITVDFSITDKKKTRRNLYDLQWNLMDAEISYPKEMNIKVDKPEKFEEMIELSRKLSSGFSHARVDFYYIDNKIIFGEITFFHQSGMGKISPEEFEITMGNWLELP
- a CDS encoding NAD-dependent epimerase encodes the protein MDNKILVTGSSGFIGFHLSVLLLNKGYRVIGIDNLNDYYDVSLKESRLKILEKKDNFIFHKIDLKDKEQVNKLFQQYKFDYVINLAAQAGVRYSIENPYAYVDSNLTGFMNVLEACRNYPVKHLLYASSSSVYGGNKVAPFSTNHNVDHPVSLYAATKKSNELMAHTYSHLYDIPTTGLRFFTVYGPWGRPDMAYFSFTKDILSGKPIKVFNHGKMERDFTYIDDIVEGVYKLIDKPPVPNKDWDESKDDLSTSFAPYKIYNIGNNNPVQLMRFINALEAALGKEVEKIYMDMQPGDVLRTYADVSDLERDINFKPSTSIEDGLYKFVEWYKEYYKVEL